DNA from Branchiostoma lanceolatum isolate klBraLanc5 chromosome 6, klBraLanc5.hap2, whole genome shotgun sequence:
GTCATTGCTAAAATGATAAACacgtatgaaaaagaaaaaaaaatgcaaaaaaaaaacaaaccaaTCTAGATTAATCATCGCTTGTCTAAAATTCTGTGAAATTGTAAATCTTACCCGAATAGGATGGAGGCACATCCGGTCACGAATATCCCCGTTATCAACATGAACCTTGACCCTATAACTGCCACCTAGAGCAGGGGAGATGTATTGCACCGTCAAATGCATTTTATGAATAAGTATGTGTCATGGTTAGCAGAGGAGAAAGAATTTCGTAGTATTTCTATGGATGGCACTGATATGATTAGAATGCGCAATACAAATCTTATCGGATGTTGTGACGCGAAAATTCCCAGGGGCGTTTGCTGGACATGATTCTTATTTTGAAGTAGCTCTAAGATGTAATTGTAGTAGATGTTGACGCCTGCATACTCACATATTTCCCAAGGACTGTCCCAGACAAGAAAGCGATGACGGCGTAACAACCAAAGATGACACCCACGACAGTCTGGGACGCGCCTCTTTGAATAGCCTggaattatgaatttatttggaCTTTATCGCACATTTTTGacacactgggctaagtacaggtcacaaggAAACATGTTCAAAGTTGATATAAGGGAACAGATATATTTTGAGATGGAAGGCTTGTCTAGCTGCATTAGAAATattaatttgtacatgtaacaggtcTGCAGCTACATAGTGTATAATTTACATTCTataacaaaatgacattcgtcctCCAATTTATAAGTTGGTGAACATACAACGAACATATGGATATAATGTATTCCGTTATGCAAATTGACGAGACTTaccatatatgtatgtatagactACTCACCTCATTCGGAAAGAAAGGCGAGATGATTGAATACGTCGCGAATCCTGCAAAGTTGACAACACCGATGCTGACGAAAGTCAAGATCTCAATCTTTGAAGCGTTCCTTAAGCTCAAACGTGTCGAAGTACGTGTCACATCTTCCGCTTGGGTCTCTGTATCGTTAACAGACACTGCGTCTTCTTCAACTGTCACAATTCCGTATGTTTCTTGGCCTTGAACGTGCGCTGGGTTTTCTGGTGACGACACAGCCTGTGCTCGTACCAGGCGTTCAGTGTCCGAATGTCTGCTCTTTTGACTCATTTTTCGGGATCCCTTTGAAAGACGTGGCGAAACTGAACAGCTACCGGTCGTCTTCGAACATGTGTACGTCAGATTTCGGGGAGTACGAACAATCCAGGCTCAAATCCAAATCTATCTCTATGTACCAAAGACCTCCCAGTGAACCAAGCCCTGCTACATATACAGCTTGTTCCAATGTGTATTTGTTTGGCATGATAAGGCCCAAACCTCATTAAACATGTTTGCCAAGTCTTGGACACCGTTTTTCGCACCTGCATGATCTGCACCCGTACTGTATAATTGAGGACGTCATATCTGCTCGCTAATACGCCTGCTACACTTACTTGTTCACGATCGCTATGTCTAAACTTCCATAACGTATGGTTCCACACGCTGCTGTCTGCTGCTTACATACTCTAACGTATCATACTATATTAGCATTGCATCATACTATGTTATACCGCCACCGGATGTTAAGCACTTGGACGTCATTTGACCCCGAGGGTCAACAAAATACGCCCCCACTAGTATTTCTTGTTGTGCATAGGTGTACGTAAGGAAGTTAATCATTAACATCAGAAGTGGCACAATACCCTGTCTACCAAaagcta
Protein-coding regions in this window:
- the LOC136436695 gene encoding MFS-type transporter SLC18B1-like, whose amino-acid sequence is MSQKSRHSDTERLVRAQAVSSPENPAHVQGQETYGIVTVEEDAVSVNDTETQAEDVTRTSTRLSLRNASKIEILTFVSIGVVNFAGFATYSIISPFFPNEAIQRGASQTVVGVIFGCYAVIAFLSGTVLGKYVAVIGSRFMLITGIFVTGCASILFGFLDYMEGTTFVVFCIAIRTTEALGVSAYATASTTILTHAFPNDVAKVMVTTYLLFQQLY